The proteins below come from a single Eubacterium limosum genomic window:
- a CDS encoding aldo/keto reductase, with amino-acid sequence MEYRRIKGVGIPVSVIGFGGVYLEGMHGEKIIEMVHHAMDLGINLMDLYMPQPEIRDAIGEAIRTHPGKMLIQGHLCTVCGADGQYIRSRNLEEVKRSFEDMLDRLKQDYVDFGMIHFLDSEKDCESVEKSGILEYALDLKRQGVIRKLGFSSHNAVTAMKQVETGLYEMLMFSLNPAYDLDHGQRAVEDIMEFRGVSVDERALGIAPARSALYQRCEALGIGITVMKALAAGRLLSVESSPFGKAMTPAQCYHYALDRPGVVSVLPGLSSLHEIDEAAAYCQSSEAERDYSAIAEEPSFQMQGQCMYCNHCQPCPSGIDVAAVTKYLDVARQHGGRIPGGTTEHYKALAAHASDCTECGSCLKRCPFGVDVVANMQEARRVFGL; translated from the coding sequence ATGGAATATCGAAGAATAAAAGGTGTCGGGATACCAGTCAGCGTGATTGGTTTCGGAGGCGTTTATCTGGAGGGAATGCACGGGGAGAAAATCATTGAGATGGTCCACCATGCCATGGATCTTGGCATTAACCTGATGGATCTTTACATGCCCCAGCCGGAAATAAGAGATGCGATCGGCGAGGCGATAAGGACGCACCCCGGCAAAATGCTGATACAGGGGCATTTATGTACTGTGTGTGGTGCTGATGGGCAGTATATCCGCAGCAGGAACCTGGAAGAGGTGAAGCGTTCCTTTGAGGATATGCTGGACCGGCTGAAGCAAGATTATGTGGATTTTGGGATGATTCATTTCCTGGATTCGGAAAAGGATTGTGAATCGGTAGAAAAAAGCGGTATTTTGGAGTATGCCCTGGATTTAAAGCGCCAGGGTGTTATCCGAAAACTTGGGTTTAGCTCACACAATGCCGTTACTGCCATGAAACAGGTGGAGACCGGCTTGTACGAGATGCTCATGTTCAGCCTCAATCCAGCTTATGATCTGGACCACGGACAGAGGGCGGTTGAGGACATCATGGAATTTAGAGGTGTATCTGTGGATGAAAGGGCGCTGGGGATCGCTCCGGCCAGAAGCGCTCTGTATCAGCGCTGTGAGGCCCTTGGAATTGGCATTACTGTCATGAAAGCCCTGGCTGCCGGACGGCTGCTGTCAGTGGAAAGCTCACCCTTTGGCAAAGCCATGACACCGGCACAGTGCTATCACTACGCGCTGGACCGCCCCGGAGTTGTGTCTGTGCTGCCTGGCCTTTCTTCGCTTCATGAAATTGACGAGGCGGCAGCCTACTGCCAGAGCTCTGAGGCGGAAAGGGACTACAGCGCAATTGCCGAAGAGCCGAGCTTTCAGATGCAGGGGCAATGTATGTACTGCAATCACTGCCAGCCTTGCCCCTCGGGGATTGATGTGGCGGCGGTGACCAAATATCTGGATGTCGCGCGCCAGCATGGAGGCAGAATACCGGGGGGCACAACCGAGCATTATAAAGCCCTGGCGGCGCACGCGTCAGACTGTACCGAATGCGGAAGCTGTCTGAAACGCTGTCCTTTTGGTGTGGATGTCGTTGCCAATATGCAGGAAGCCCGCCGTGTTTTTGGATTGTAA
- a CDS encoding SDR family NAD(P)-dependent oxidoreductase: MFDLTDKVAVVTGASSGLGADSARAYAQNGANVVLLARRKEKLEQVAAEISGMGRKVLAIFCDVTDEECVKKAVEEIIEKFGRIDILLNNAGVAVRGGVDTLTVEDWDRAMDVNVKGMFIMSKYVVPHMKEQNYGKIVNISSVNALIGDKADMFIRHSYNASKSAVLGLTIGMAASYGQFNITVNAVCPGLFESEMTKDTLFKSEAFLQGYSAQCPMSRPGKRGEVSGPVLFFSSDASSYVTGQHIVVDGGTSIV; this comes from the coding sequence ATGTTTGATTTAACAGATAAAGTAGCGGTCGTCACCGGCGCATCCAGCGGGTTAGGCGCGGATTCCGCAAGAGCATATGCGCAAAACGGAGCAAATGTTGTGCTGCTCGCCAGAAGAAAAGAAAAACTGGAGCAGGTAGCCGCCGAAATTTCCGGAATGGGCCGAAAAGTTTTAGCCATTTTCTGCGATGTGACTGACGAAGAATGTGTTAAAAAAGCCGTTGAAGAAATAATCGAAAAATTTGGCAGAATTGATATTTTACTCAACAATGCCGGCGTCGCTGTCCGCGGCGGTGTGGATACCCTGACCGTAGAAGACTGGGACCGCGCCATGGATGTCAATGTTAAAGGGATGTTTATTATGAGCAAATATGTCGTCCCGCATATGAAAGAACAAAATTATGGAAAAATCGTTAATATCAGCTCTGTCAACGCGCTGATCGGGGACAAAGCCGATATGTTTATCCGCCACTCCTACAACGCCTCTAAAAGCGCGGTTCTTGGCCTGACAATCGGGATGGCGGCCTCCTATGGGCAATTTAATATCACCGTCAACGCCGTATGCCCAGGGCTTTTTGAATCTGAAATGACAAAAGACACACTTTTTAAGTCTGAGGCCTTCCTTCAGGGGTACAGCGCCCAATGTCCTATGAGCCGTCCTGGAAAACGCGGCGAAGTCAGCGGACCAGTACTTTTCTTTTCCAGTGATGCTTCCAGCTATGTCACTGGCCAGCACATTGTCGTAGACGGTGGCACTTCAATCGTCTGA
- a CDS encoding glycerophosphoryl diester phosphodiesterase membrane domain-containing protein: MKSKNIQNTLIAFIQTFPALLAFEVVYKMLCSVLLKPLLSFIMQIFLNLSGYSLAFNERILNFFTNIPGVITLIIMLALGALMVYYEFSVIILMLYHRLHKNPISLGTAMKMALTTYKSLKNFGSVGFTAYALGLLPLIHIGLRPSLLPQTRIPNFITGELSKTLMGNIGVYLFYAVIFVLFVILLFVLPAMVLDRVSFMKASRRSFGILKRGRLPVALVLGVYLVLWIILFNFPGFVPTYFPGISGNGPLTVFLSLFSGNTFAPLMGFLLVGLLRITLMLLLLTILTAGYSGLDGRVNIDAGALPFIDERLGHTKEKAMSFFHISRHTAKSAWTRIKAHPFFIRHQKPIALGIVILAAVGMFSLFYNPPALHSPIVIGHRGSSEGVENTLGSIQGGIDQGADYAEIDILLSKDNVPMVIHDSNLQRLSGENVNVYDLTARELGELTLSQNNAEGKISTLEEVLKATKGQIKLLIELKTHGHETADVAAETARVVEAQNDEKNCMFMSLDYSLVEQLKTLHPEYTVGYCVYGNLGKADTRRLVNMDIDFLTVEENMVTKSLISKARKAWLPVYVWTVDDPKAMRQYLDLGVLGLITDKPAVGREVIDQQNP, translated from the coding sequence ATGAAATCAAAAAACATTCAAAATACCCTCATTGCCTTTATTCAGACCTTTCCGGCACTATTGGCTTTTGAGGTTGTCTATAAGATGCTTTGCTCCGTTCTGCTGAAGCCGCTGCTGTCATTTATCATGCAGATTTTTTTGAACCTCAGCGGCTATAGTCTGGCATTTAACGAGCGAATTCTTAATTTTTTCACCAATATTCCCGGGGTCATTACCCTCATCATCATGCTGGCGCTGGGTGCACTTATGGTCTATTATGAGTTTTCTGTCATCATCTTAATGCTCTACCACAGGCTTCATAAAAATCCAATCAGCCTTGGCACTGCCATGAAGATGGCTTTGACGACTTATAAAAGCCTTAAAAATTTTGGCTCGGTTGGTTTTACAGCTTACGCTCTGGGGCTTCTGCCGCTGATCCATATCGGCTTACGCCCGTCGCTGCTGCCGCAGACCCGGATTCCCAATTTTATTACCGGTGAGCTTTCAAAAACTCTGATGGGAAATATTGGTGTTTACCTGTTTTACGCGGTTATATTTGTACTTTTTGTTATTCTGCTTTTCGTACTGCCTGCCATGGTTCTGGACCGCGTTTCGTTCATGAAGGCTTCACGGCGAAGCTTCGGGATTTTAAAAAGAGGGCGTCTGCCTGTCGCTTTAGTGCTTGGCGTTTACTTGGTTTTATGGATTATTCTTTTCAACTTTCCGGGGTTTGTACCTACCTACTTCCCTGGCATCTCCGGCAATGGCCCTCTCACTGTTTTCCTGAGCCTCTTTTCAGGAAATACGTTTGCGCCGCTTATGGGCTTTCTGCTGGTAGGCCTGCTGCGCATCACACTTATGCTTTTGCTGCTAACGATCCTGACCGCGGGTTACAGTGGGCTCGATGGCCGGGTAAATATTGATGCCGGAGCTCTTCCCTTTATTGATGAAAGGCTTGGTCACACGAAGGAAAAGGCCATGAGCTTCTTTCATATTTCACGCCATACGGCAAAAAGCGCTTGGACACGTATCAAAGCCCATCCCTTTTTCATCAGGCATCAGAAACCCATCGCTCTGGGAATTGTTATTCTGGCTGCCGTAGGTATGTTCAGCCTTTTTTACAATCCACCGGCTTTACACAGCCCTATCGTCATCGGACACCGCGGAAGCTCAGAGGGTGTGGAGAACACCCTTGGCTCTATCCAGGGCGGTATCGACCAGGGCGCTGACTACGCGGAGATCGACATTCTTTTATCCAAGGACAATGTGCCAATGGTCATACACGACAGTAATCTCCAGCGCCTTTCCGGCGAAAATGTCAACGTCTATGATCTCACCGCCAGGGAGCTCGGTGAACTGACCTTGTCTCAAAATAACGCTGAGGGAAAGATCTCAACCCTTGAAGAAGTGCTCAAGGCCACAAAAGGACAGATCAAGCTTCTCATTGAATTGAAAACTCATGGACACGAAACCGCTGATGTTGCCGCTGAAACCGCCAGGGTCGTTGAAGCGCAGAATGATGAAAAAAATTGTATGTTCATGTCCTTGGACTACAGCCTGGTGGAACAGCTAAAAACCCTGCACCCCGAATATACCGTTGGCTACTGCGTCTATGGCAATCTGGGCAAGGCAGACACAAGGCGTCTGGTCAATATGGATATCGACTTCCTTACGGTTGAAGAGAATATGGTCACAAAAAGCCTGATCAGCAAAGCCCGAAAAGCCTGGCTTCCGGTTTATGTCTGGACGGTGGATGACCCCAAGGCAATGCGGCAGTATCTCGACCTCGGAGTGCTCGGCCTGATTACAGATAAACCCGCCGTAGGCCGTGAGGTTATTGACCAACAAAACCCATGA
- a CDS encoding MGMT family protein: MSVSLNEKFYRVIANIPEGRVASYGQVALLAGRPRAARAVGAALRHVPAHLELPCHRVVFSDGSLCKGLIFGGPGIQEQLLKKEGVAFLPNGKVNMRCCLWERAEDFSHCFSSISSR, translated from the coding sequence ATGTCTGTATCACTCAACGAAAAATTCTATCGTGTTATCGCAAATATCCCAGAAGGCCGGGTCGCCTCTTATGGGCAGGTCGCTCTTCTGGCTGGCCGTCCCCGGGCTGCAAGAGCCGTGGGCGCTGCCCTCCGCCATGTTCCCGCTCATCTGGAACTCCCCTGTCACCGGGTTGTCTTCAGTGACGGCTCCCTTTGCAAGGGACTTATCTTCGGCGGTCCTGGTATTCAGGAACAGCTTTTGAAAAAAGAAGGCGTGGCTTTTCTGCCAAACGGCAAGGTCAATATGCGGTGCTGTCTCTGGGAGCGTGCTGAAGACTTTTCCCATTGTTTTTCATCTATATCCTCAAGATAG
- a CDS encoding 4Fe-4S binding protein, producing MNIAPEEIKRVKGQGFLFNNDHEHFAARVITEDGVLNAAQFACLSEAAEKFGNGNIAFTTRLTVEVQGLTWDDIVPFQEFIAKEGMVTGGTGPKVRPVVACKGTVCTYGLIDTQGLAREIHERFYEGYRDVTLPHKFKIAVGGCPNNCVKPDLNDLGIVGQKIPNYNDELCKGCSKCSVEDRCPMDAATVTDGKLVIDEDKCNNCGLCVDNCRFDAIPDGEVRYKVYVGGRWGKSIRRGTELKTLFTRDEIMDVVEKAILLYKKEGQNSERFGSTVERLGAEAVERALTTNDLLDEKDSILGIATVSGATC from the coding sequence ATGAACATCGCACCTGAAGAAATTAAACGCGTCAAGGGACAGGGCTTCCTGTTCAACAATGACCACGAACATTTTGCTGCCCGTGTTATCACAGAGGACGGCGTTTTAAACGCCGCTCAGTTTGCCTGCCTGAGTGAAGCGGCTGAGAAATTTGGGAATGGCAACATTGCCTTTACCACTCGTCTTACCGTAGAAGTACAGGGATTAACCTGGGATGATATTGTACCTTTTCAGGAATTTATCGCTAAAGAGGGCATGGTAACCGGCGGTACTGGCCCAAAAGTCCGCCCTGTTGTTGCCTGTAAGGGAACGGTCTGCACCTATGGCCTGATTGATACACAGGGTCTTGCCCGCGAAATACACGAGCGTTTTTACGAGGGCTATCGGGACGTTACACTGCCTCACAAATTTAAAATTGCTGTCGGCGGCTGCCCAAATAACTGCGTAAAGCCTGACCTCAATGACTTAGGTATCGTCGGCCAAAAAATTCCCAATTATAATGATGAGCTGTGCAAGGGATGCAGCAAGTGCTCTGTTGAGGACCGCTGCCCAATGGACGCTGCCACTGTAACAGACGGAAAACTCGTCATTGACGAGGATAAATGCAACAACTGCGGTTTATGTGTTGACAACTGCCGTTTTGATGCGATTCCTGACGGTGAAGTCCGCTATAAAGTTTATGTTGGCGGCCGTTGGGGGAAATCCATCCGCCGCGGCACTGAACTAAAAACATTATTTACCCGCGACGAAATCATGGATGTTGTGGAAAAAGCCATTCTCTTATACAAAAAAGAAGGACAGAACAGCGAACGTTTTGGCTCTACTGTTGAACGCCTGGGCGCGGAAGCTGTAGAACGTGCCCTGACCACCAATGATCTGCTGGACGAAAAGGACAGTATTTTGGGTATTGCCACCGTATCCGGCGCTACCTGCTGA
- a CDS encoding LysR family transcriptional regulator: MTIRHLKVFLAVAETGKMSAAADQLFIAQPSVSQAIADIEKYYNVRLFERLSRKLYITPAGERLLDYARHIVALFDEMELEMKYSAEHTTLKIGGTVTVGTTILSDLVSRFEAENPPVTLTVLVDNTPVIESMILKSDLDLGLVEGEVSSEDLIQIPAVEDEMVLICGTGHPFAGRKTISLDELQGQYFVIREKGSRARSFFEKILDREGVEIVEKWTCTNTEAIKNAVMDGQGLAVLSKRLVERDFEQGRLCILSIQGIRLLRSFTLIYHKNKFLSPPLKAFVQACEEYKD; this comes from the coding sequence ATGACTATCAGGCATCTGAAAGTATTTCTGGCAGTTGCGGAGACAGGCAAGATGAGCGCTGCTGCCGACCAGCTGTTTATTGCCCAGCCATCTGTCAGCCAGGCCATCGCAGATATTGAAAAATACTATAATGTGCGTCTTTTTGAAAGGCTTTCCCGCAAGCTTTACATCACACCGGCAGGCGAAAGGCTTTTAGATTACGCCAGGCATATCGTGGCGCTGTTTGATGAAATGGAACTGGAGATGAAATATTCCGCTGAGCATACAACCCTTAAGATCGGCGGAACAGTGACCGTCGGAACCACCATACTCAGCGATCTGGTGAGCCGGTTTGAGGCAGAAAATCCGCCGGTTACCCTGACAGTTCTGGTGGACAACACACCAGTCATCGAATCCATGATTTTAAAGAGTGATCTGGACCTCGGGCTTGTTGAGGGCGAGGTAAGCAGCGAGGACCTTATCCAGATACCGGCAGTGGAGGACGAAATGGTTTTAATCTGTGGCACGGGGCATCCTTTTGCTGGCCGAAAGACCATCAGTCTTGACGAACTGCAGGGACAATATTTTGTGATTCGTGAAAAAGGCAGCAGAGCCCGCAGCTTTTTTGAGAAGATCCTGGACAGGGAGGGCGTGGAAATTGTGGAAAAATGGACGTGCACAAATACAGAGGCCATTAAGAACGCAGTGATGGATGGCCAGGGGCTGGCGGTGCTCTCCAAACGCCTGGTGGAACGGGATTTTGAACAGGGGCGGCTTTGCATACTCTCGATTCAGGGAATTCGTTTGCTGCGGAGCTTTACGTTGATTTACCACAAAAATAAGTTTTTATCACCTCCTCTTAAGGCTTTTGTGCAAGCCTGCGAGGAATATAAAGATTAG
- the eutL gene encoding ethanolamine utilization microcompartment protein EutL: MTGDLLKAHVLSSKLMTDIEDIMIEEFGLPEGHIDIGLFTTDNEDIGYVAADEATKKANVQVCYAKSTYGGLGCAYGGEMIGIISGPSISDVESGLRTITHFTEHNACLFSAREDDGVQFYAQVISKIGTYLAEVCDLPVGSSVAYLVGPPLESMMGVDEALTAADVEVVKFFGPPTVSNRGGAIVTGTQSACKTACMAFAKMVMDCVEEPVDY; the protein is encoded by the coding sequence ATGACCGGGGATTTATTGAAAGCACATGTTCTGTCCAGCAAACTGATGACAGACATTGAAGATATCATGATTGAAGAATTCGGCCTGCCTGAAGGCCACATTGACATCGGCCTTTTTACCACCGATAATGAGGATATTGGCTATGTGGCCGCGGATGAAGCGACCAAAAAGGCCAATGTGCAGGTCTGCTATGCCAAATCGACCTACGGGGGACTTGGCTGTGCCTACGGCGGAGAAATGATCGGTATTATCTCAGGGCCATCCATCAGCGATGTTGAGAGCGGTCTGCGGACCATTACGCATTTCACCGAGCACAATGCTTGCCTGTTCAGCGCCCGTGAAGATGACGGTGTACAATTTTATGCACAGGTTATCTCAAAAATCGGCACTTACCTCGCAGAAGTTTGTGATCTGCCTGTTGGTTCATCTGTCGCCTATCTTGTCGGCCCTCCGCTGGAATCTATGATGGGCGTCGATGAAGCTCTGACAGCTGCTGACGTAGAGGTCGTAAAATTCTTTGGACCGCCAACCGTCTCCAACCGCGGTGGCGCCATCGTGACCGGGACACAGTCTGCCTGTAAAACCGCCTGCATGGCCTTCGCCAAAATGGTCATGGACTGCGTCGAAGAACCCGTGGACTACTGA
- a CDS encoding 4Fe-4S binding protein, with protein MAYTITEKCIGCTICARNCPVMAITGEKKKQHVVNDKRCIDCGVCGRSCPQAAILDNRGEIANRVPKDQWKKPMVEPAVCSACSMCVEGCRFECLAISMPAFKGDIRVYAELVKPRACVGCGLCESLCPLSAIRMEVIQ; from the coding sequence ATGGCCTATACCATTACAGAAAAATGTATCGGATGCACGATCTGTGCGAGAAACTGTCCGGTGATGGCCATCACCGGTGAAAAGAAAAAGCAGCATGTGGTGAATGACAAGCGCTGTATCGACTGCGGCGTTTGCGGAAGATCCTGTCCACAGGCTGCCATTTTGGACAACAGAGGAGAGATCGCGAATAGAGTCCCAAAGGATCAATGGAAAAAACCAATGGTAGAACCAGCCGTGTGCAGTGCCTGCTCAATGTGCGTGGAAGGCTGCCGCTTTGAATGTCTGGCAATTTCGATGCCGGCTTTTAAAGGCGACATCCGCGTATACGCGGAACTGGTCAAACCAAGGGCCTGTGTGGGCTGCGGCCTGTGCGAAAGCCTGTGTCCTCTTTCAGCAATCCGCATGGAGGTGATTCAATGA
- a CDS encoding aldehyde ferredoxin oxidoreductase family protein: MKPLNYLHINLSTGKIRPLPIKEGVVRAYLGGKTLAAKLLYDLLPKGVEPLAKENILIINTGIMTDTGAPSSSRFNMTFKNVMTGGIASSNCGGSFGMMMRRAGVDGIILAGGAEKPVYLEILDGVVTIRDAENLWGMDAEAVQERFPKVYGKVVIGPAGENKVRYACAVSGERVAGRCGCGAVMGVKNLKGIVAYGTKRPELYNKPAFDAYVKKWVKFIQNHPMTGDSLPHYGTAGLVNNANASHALPTHNFKRGQFEAAEEICGETLADKYLTRNGGCVSCPIRCERRVMVGGREVKGPEFETVGLFGSNIENSNLELINEINYRADILGIDTISLAGTLAFAMELQERGMADFGLHFGETGNLLEIIEKIAYRQDIGDELAEGSARLAKEYGGTDFAINAKGMELASYEPRRSVGMGLGYATSNRGGCHLNGGYLALMESVGVMSVGAQGTKGKPELTAFMQNGMEAGSAAGFCLFTMQTMIPSILYHMGPVSPVTHTAGKAMIMARGILGNMWPLMPGLLPVKTMYLMPHCKAIELATGMRMTTGEFLQVGERGFTIERLFNLREGLTAEDDSLPGRLTDELQEPGDPSTRVDLEAMLPVYYKVRGWDERGVPTAATLKRLGLGSL; the protein is encoded by the coding sequence ATGAAGCCTTTGAATTATTTGCATATTAACCTGAGCACAGGTAAAATACGTCCGCTGCCCATCAAAGAAGGGGTTGTGAGGGCATATCTTGGCGGTAAAACACTGGCAGCCAAGCTGCTTTATGATTTGCTGCCAAAGGGTGTGGAACCTTTGGCAAAAGAAAATATTCTGATCATCAACACAGGAATTATGACGGACACTGGCGCGCCCTCCTCCAGCCGTTTTAACATGACCTTTAAAAATGTGATGACTGGGGGCATCGCCTCATCCAACTGCGGAGGAAGCTTTGGGATGATGATGCGGCGCGCCGGAGTGGACGGGATTATTCTGGCAGGCGGAGCAGAAAAACCGGTATATCTGGAAATTCTGGACGGCGTGGTAACGATCCGCGACGCAGAAAACCTGTGGGGGATGGATGCCGAGGCTGTTCAGGAACGCTTCCCCAAGGTTTATGGGAAAGTGGTCATCGGGCCAGCAGGGGAAAATAAGGTGCGTTATGCCTGCGCTGTTTCAGGCGAACGGGTAGCCGGCCGGTGCGGCTGCGGCGCGGTAATGGGCGTTAAAAATTTGAAGGGGATTGTGGCTTATGGAACCAAACGGCCAGAGCTTTACAACAAACCAGCTTTTGACGCCTATGTAAAAAAGTGGGTGAAATTCATTCAGAATCATCCCATGACGGGTGACAGCCTGCCCCATTACGGTACTGCAGGTCTTGTAAATAACGCCAATGCCTCACATGCGCTTCCAACCCATAATTTTAAACGGGGCCAGTTTGAGGCAGCGGAGGAAATCTGCGGGGAGACCCTTGCGGATAAGTACCTGACCCGAAACGGTGGCTGTGTGAGCTGTCCCATACGGTGTGAGCGGCGTGTGATGGTTGGCGGACGCGAGGTAAAAGGGCCGGAGTTTGAAACCGTGGGTCTTTTTGGTTCAAATATTGAAAACAGCAATCTGGAATTGATCAATGAGATTAATTATAGAGCCGATATTCTGGGGATAGATACGATTTCGCTGGCGGGCACACTGGCCTTTGCCATGGAACTTCAGGAAAGGGGAATGGCAGACTTTGGACTCCACTTTGGGGAAACCGGCAACCTGCTGGAGATCATCGAAAAAATTGCGTATCGCCAGGACATCGGTGACGAGCTGGCAGAAGGCAGCGCCCGGCTGGCAAAAGAATACGGCGGGACTGATTTTGCCATCAACGCCAAGGGCATGGAACTGGCATCTTATGAGCCGCGGCGTTCAGTTGGCATGGGGCTTGGCTATGCGACCTCCAACCGCGGTGGCTGTCATCTGAATGGCGGCTATCTGGCGCTGATGGAATCAGTGGGTGTCATGAGCGTCGGTGCACAGGGAACAAAGGGAAAGCCTGAGCTCACCGCTTTTATGCAAAACGGCATGGAAGCCGGTTCGGCGGCAGGTTTCTGCCTGTTCACCATGCAGACCATGATCCCGTCGATTTTGTATCATATGGGGCCAGTCAGCCCGGTAACCCATACTGCGGGCAAGGCCATGATCATGGCCCGGGGGATTCTTGGAAATATGTGGCCTTTGATGCCGGGACTGCTGCCCGTTAAAACCATGTATCTGATGCCGCACTGCAAGGCCATTGAACTGGCTACCGGCATGCGCATGACGACCGGAGAGTTCCTTCAGGTTGGTGAGCGTGGTTTTACCATTGAACGGCTCTTTAATCTGCGGGAAGGTTTGACTGCTGAGGATGACAGTCTGCCGGGCCGGCTGACGGACGAACTTCAGGAACCAGGTGATCCCAGCACCAGGGTAGATCTTGAAGCAATGCTTCCGGTATACTATAAGGTGAGGGGCTGGGATGAGCGCGGTGTGCCAACAGCCGCAACCCTCAAGCGTCTGGGGCTTGGAAGCTTATGA
- a CDS encoding MoaD/ThiS family protein, producing MITVKYFGALRALTGTAQESLEAADIKEVLVKIKAAHGKEAAAKARRCLILLNSDNVNLHNGMRTSLKIGDVVSFVPVCAGG from the coding sequence ATGATTACGGTGAAATATTTCGGAGCGCTGAGGGCATTAACCGGCACAGCGCAGGAGAGTCTTGAGGCGGCAGATATTAAAGAGGTGCTGGTAAAAATAAAAGCCGCCCATGGGAAAGAGGCGGCAGCGAAAGCCAGGCGGTGTCTGATCCTGCTGAACAGCGATAATGTCAATCTGCACAACGGCATGCGGACAAGCCTGAAAATTGGCGATGTCGTCAGTTTCGTCCCCGTCTGCGCGGGAGGCTGA
- a CDS encoding (Fe-S)-binding protein, which produces MEPIYPTDIYEYLPHSNCKRCGEDNCMAFADKLSKNEANLSSCAPLRLPEQEKNRKAVEKLLNS; this is translated from the coding sequence ATGGAACCTATCTACCCTACCGATATTTATGAATACCTTCCTCACAGCAACTGCAAACGCTGCGGGGAAGACAACTGCATGGCTTTTGCCGACAAGCTGTCTAAAAATGAAGCCAATCTCAGCAGCTGCGCCCCGCTCCGGCTTCCTGAACAGGAGAAGAACCGGAAAGCGGTGGAAAAACTGCTGAATAGCTGA
- a CDS encoding MBL fold metallo-hydrolase, producing MKRWTTSGGIAIERLNTLRCNCYVVQCAGAVYLVDTGVVMERQSIERQLKKLGISGLDGIILTHVHTDHVGNAACFQKKFNCLVYVHAHERTALRDGCCPLPRGTIPITRKIVRAAGVLGLWTCFEPCRNVMAVENGQYIGPGMRVLHTPGHTKGSMSLILNEDIALVGDAIIHRSKQVYPPFANDETQVKNSLQKLLETNCQQFLPGHGMAAGREDILGALL from the coding sequence ATGAAAAGATGGACAACCTCAGGCGGGATTGCCATTGAGCGGTTAAATACATTAAGGTGCAATTGCTATGTGGTTCAGTGTGCCGGCGCTGTCTATCTGGTGGATACCGGCGTGGTGATGGAGCGCCAAAGTATTGAACGGCAGCTTAAAAAGCTTGGAATCAGCGGGCTTGACGGCATTATTTTAACCCACGTCCATACCGATCATGTGGGAAATGCCGCCTGTTTTCAGAAGAAATTCAATTGCCTGGTCTACGTACATGCCCATGAGCGGACAGCCCTTCGGGACGGCTGCTGCCCGCTGCCCCGGGGAACAATTCCCATTACCCGGAAAATTGTGAGGGCAGCGGGAGTCCTTGGGCTTTGGACCTGCTTTGAGCCCTGCAGAAACGTCATGGCGGTTGAAAATGGACAGTACATTGGACCAGGAATGCGCGTGCTGCACACACCAGGCCATACAAAGGGCTCCATGAGTCTGATTTTGAATGAAGATATTGCATTGGTTGGCGATGCTATTATCCATAGAAGCAAGCAGGTCTATCCACCCTTTGCCAACGATGAGACACAGGTAAAAAATTCTTTGCAAAAGCTGCTCGAAACCAATTGTCAGCAGTTTTTGCCGGGACATGGCATGGCGGCAGGCCGGGAGGATATTCTGGGCGCGCTGCTCTAA
- a CDS encoding arsenic metallochaperone ArsD family protein: MKVLELFEPAAIDVSDEDARVDAVIQALVNAGETVKRYDIIGMKKDFAENEMVENLLDAEGPEVLPITLIDGVLVKQGGYPSNTEIANWFGITEDTIAACCRASGKGCGSCGGCGGKHES, from the coding sequence ATGAAAGTATTAGAGCTTTTCGAGCCGGCGGCCATTGACGTGTCGGATGAAGACGCGCGGGTGGACGCGGTGATTCAGGCACTTGTTAACGCCGGGGAAACGGTGAAGCGCTATGATATAATCGGAATGAAAAAGGATTTTGCCGAAAACGAAATGGTTGAAAACCTGCTGGACGCCGAAGGACCCGAGGTTCTGCCCATTACCCTGATCGATGGTGTGCTGGTAAAGCAGGGCGGTTACCCGTCCAATACGGAGATCGCTAACTGGTTTGGCATTACAGAAGACACAATCGCTGCGTGCTGCAGAGCTTCAGGAAAGGGCTGCGGCAGCTGTGGGGGCTGCGGAGGAAAACATGAAAGTTAA